The following DNA comes from Anopheles coustani chromosome 2, idAnoCousDA_361_x.2, whole genome shotgun sequence.
GCGAGAATCCTGTGTAAAACATCCGATGGTTACCGTTGGCATCAATTTCGTATGATTGGACGTCTCCTGCAGATCGTCCCAAAGCTGTTGCAAAGTGGTGACTAAGCACACGAACTATCTCTGGAATTTGTCTTTTGTATCTGTTTAATGCATTACGGAACGTTTCGCTCAAAGAATCCAATGAGTTCTGTGGACTGTTGCCTATTAAGTTGCGTTTGTTAAGGGAATTCTTAATGTCCCGGCAAACGTTCTTTCCCATGTTGGAACCCTCGATCCACCTTTTGCATCGAGCATTAAACTCATCCCCGGTCAGCGCTTTCCGTTCAACGATCGCCTTCGAAAACAGCGTCTGCAAGTGTTTGTGATAACGGTGCTGTCGTATAAAGTCTCCAAACATCGAGATTGGTCCTGGACGCCCATGGCAGAGGTTCGGATTGGTACAGTCCGCACTTAAGAATTTTTCAGCCAACAGTGCATCCCAGATGTTTTTCGAATCACTCTCCTTGACTCCATCTATTTCCTTTGCAAACGACCGGTATGTGAGAGGAGTCAGTTGCAGCTCGTCAGATCCGTGGAAATACTTTGCCTTAATCAACTGATCATGATCGTCGTAGTCGTACCGATGGCCGTACAGATGCGGGAAGCTCCCACTGCTTAACACCGTGGACAGATGGTTCAGCGGTATCACATCTCCACAAATAAACGGTAAATCATCATCACGCTCTCCGTAGAACGTCCTATTTACCGCGTTGTTCTCGTTCAGATATCCCTTTTGTTTGAGGACATCGAAGCAAACGATTGCTTGTTTCCGGCTTATGTTGTTCGAGATTAAATCTTTCGGATACATACTCGTGCGAAGCGAACCCGCGGTGCGTTGCCAGTGTGCGGTGAAAACGGTCCTCGATATAAGCCCCTCGTAGATCGGAGTGTACGAGTCTTGGCCGTACGAATCCGTCTCCACATAACTCACATCCTCTGTGAGGAAGTCATCCGCCAGCTTTACCAAGAATCCCGGCTCGTTGTAGGTGAAGTTTCTCTGGAAGAAGCGAGCTGTTCCGGTGCGTACCTTCATCGTCTCCATCATTCCATCTGCGTTGTACGTAAACTGAAACAACGGCTCATCTGTAGCGGATTCCTTAATGTTCGTCACCTCACCATGTCCGTTGTAGCCAAAGATAAACTTGTAAGGCTTTTCCCCTTGCCCGATCGGATACTTGATCGTTCGCAGTTCATCATTCTCATACTCATAGTCGATCGAGTAGGATGTATTGATCGTATTCACTACAAACATCTTTTTGAGAAGTCGATTCTGCTGATCGTACACCAGATATTCCGTCATCTGATCGTCATCGATGTGACGCGAAGCTAGCCTTGACCGGTACCGTAGATTCGGATCAGTATCCTGCTCACCGTACAGTGTATCGATGAAGTTTGTCGATTCCAGTACCTTGCTTCCGTCCAGCAAATTAGTACATTCCGTTTCTGTCAGATTCACAAGAGCTTCGCGAGTAATCTTCCCATCGGAGGCGTACATGAAGTGTAATACACGATCGAGCGTGTCATTGGCGTCCTTATGCAAGGAGAAGCGTAAGATACCGTACCTATCGTAGAGGTACTGATAGATGCCCCCATCAGGCGTGCGCTTTCTTATCACGCGGTTCTGCTCGTCGTAATTGTAACGCACTTCCCACTGTTTTTGCAATGCATCTCGTTGCATTTGTTGGCCAGATTCAAAGAAGTCGACCATTGACGCAGTTCTTACGAGAGAGTGATACATTGGAGGTAGCTCTtgttcaattttgttatttttctgcCCGTATCGGAACGTGCTGAGACGATCCTCGTAGTTGCCAACTTTGCTATAGCTGGCTACCTTATTGCCACGACTGTCTTCGACCGTCCCGCGAATGGCACCGCCGGGATGAATCGTCGTCTTTTGGTTGAATCCATGTTCACTCGGGAAAAGATTGTTCAACAAAACATTGGAAGGGGTGGACAGGTATTCCCGCTTGTATTTGCCTAGCACTCCGTACTGCTTTCCTGGGAGACCTTGCAatcgtttgttttcacttGGGTCACTACCGTACACGGTATATGTATAAGGATATCCTTCGCAGGCTGGATTAAGTTCGGCAACGGCCCCATTGAGGAGGAGTGTGTCGTTATCAAAGTTGGTAATAAAACCTTCGTAGAATGCGAAAAATCCATCACTCTCTTTTTTGCGTATTTTTGTCCACTTTGTTTGCAGAATGGGGCGCTCGATGCTGTCGTACAGGATCTCACGCACACGTACCGTTTCTGGATCTTCATAGACGAGTAGTTGCGTGGGCTGTCCCGACAAGTTATGGTAGGTAACCTTTATCCTCGGGTCGTACATCTCGATAAACTCCCCTATTTCAAACCCTCCCGTAGCGTGCAATCGAAAGACCCGTTCCTGTTGTGTTGAACCATCAGCTAGGGATGCTTCCTGCACCAGAACTCCATCGACCCAAATAGAAATTCGGATGGCGGTGATAAACACTAGGATCTCTCCATCGTTTGGCAGCGACGGGCAGACGGTTTGAGATTCTGTCCCACAAGGTAGGTGAAACTCTTTCGTTCCCCATACTAGTTTCAAAACTACATCGGTCTTCGCCAAACTGTAAAGAAAGCGCAAGGCCAACGTTGTCCATGATCCGGTTATGGTTTTCTCGATACTAGCACTATCCCCGGTCGTTATAAACGCTATCGATCCTTTGTGAGGTAGCCATACACGTCCTGTTTTGCGCCACGGTGATGATTTTTGATCGAATCGGTTAAAAAAGCTTTGTCGCGGTTTCATCTCGATCAATGACGGTCGCGCTCCGGACACAGTTCTAGCGTACACCACCTTCGACTCCATGGTGAATTCAAGCACTTCACCGTACTCCCCAAAGAGGATCGACTTTTTACCCTTCGTATTATGTAAATAACTCTTCAGCAGGCCATTTCCTCCTAGCACCGCCTGTAAATCGCCAGTGATAGGTTCGAAGATGTTTGCCTGGAACGGTAGTCCGAGGGGCGAAAAACGGATGTGATCGATGTCGATCGTGGAATGAGTGCTGCTTGGTGCAACGATTACAACAAAGATAGGTTTCGACGCAGGTGGGATGTGTGTCGTATTGAGGATCGTTTCCACGTAGCTCCAGTCACCGATTCGCTGTTTCACTTCCACCGTCTTGGAGTTCAGTTTGTTCCCATCCTTCTTGTCGATGAGAACGTCCACGCTAAGGGTGTTCAGATGGTCACCTTTCTTCGTTGCATTTGCAGTGCGCATCCAGCATGACACAACAAAGTACTGGTTTGGCTCAAGCGGCATAAATTGTCCAGTCAGAGTGTGCATCTGATTGGACAAGCGAAGAAAACGATTGTTTTCTTCACGTTTGATTAGGGTGTTGTTGAAAATCCAccgattttcctttccaaaatGATTCGCTTCATAGGTTTCGAAGCCGTAGTACGATACCATTTCATCCAGCAGCCGGTACGGACCTAGATCGACAATTTGCATGCGGCCTCCGAGGTCCAGGATCATTTTATCGAGATCACTTGTCTTCGTTTCGGGTTCCTGCTCCGATTCGCGTTGTTTTCGTTCCTGTTCCAGAAGCTTTCGGTCGATCACCGGCTGGCCGTTGGCACTGAAGGCTCTTCTAGTGGTTTTCCCAGTTGACAGATCGACACTTTGTTCGTACCAACCGAAGCGGGTCGTATTTGCACCGGGAAGTATTCGGATCCGTCGGAACATGGTACCGTCGACGGACACCCGGAGATCATTGACGTCATATTGATAGCCCGTTACGATGGGCAAATCCCCGGGAGGTTTGAGGGTTTGTCCTCCAAGCACGGTGATGGTTGGATTGAGGAAGTATTTCACACAGCGGAACAGCATCATCTTGGGGGTTGTTTCATTCACGTGAACCGTTGTTATGATAACCATTTGGTTGCTAGCACTGTTGAGCTGTTCGTTGGCCGGTAAAGCAATGTCCTTCTGATCTCCATTGAAGAAATACATCCTTACTGGGTTCTCGCTTGCCTGTGCTTGTGCGTAGTATGGCATGATGAGCTGCAGTTGCTCTGGTTTGGTAGTACGTGTATCAAAGGCCATTGCTCCGTTCGTTTGGTTTATAATCTTGAAGGTATCACTGGCGTTCACCTTTACCAGCCGGTACTGGTCATTGAGAGTTTTGTTTACCACGCGCAGCCTTAGCGTGTTCTCGTCCAATTGCTGCTTATTCCAGTGTTTTCCATCATACGTAATCAAATGGCTGCTCGTTAGAACACCTTCTCGATTGACGAGAATACCAAACAGCGATAGATCGATGGCGAAAACAATCGCCTCTCTCACTGCTTTGTAGATACGCGCGTACTCGGCAGCGATAGccttctttgttttttccaaCGTTACAGTGTAACTTCCATTCAGCAGTTGGCTCCGTCTCGCATGCACCTTTTTCAACTCCTCATCAAATGCAGCCTTATGTGGACCGCTGGATTGTTTCACGTATAGGTGGTACTTTTTGGATTCCAAACGATACCCTAGTACGAAGGTATCTTTGTCCTCCGTGCTGACACTGTAGCTGAATTTAATCATGTTGGCGTAGGGAACGTGGACAGTATAGTGGTCAATGATTTTTGGCGTTTCAGTAAAATCCATCGTAAAAAATCGCACCAAAATATCTAGTACCGGCCCACGCATTACCGGTACCTTGAGGACGATCGCTTGCCGATAGCTTCCTAGCATATCCGCCATTAGACCGCGTCTTATTGATTGCCTTAAGTCGGGTTTGATCTCGAACGAGTTGAGGAAGCGATCCAAATGATCGAAATAGCTTGCCTCCCGTTTCGAATGAAGCGTTATCCAGTGGCCATCATCCTGTAGGACGAAAACTTTCAACTGCCCATCGTAGGTGGCGTAACCGTGGGGAAACGCGTAGACAACAAAATTCTGGGGAAGTCCACTGCGTATTACAGTGGTTGTAAGCTGGCCGTCTTTAACGGCTATGAAACGCAATGTTTTTGTGTCAGCAAGAAGCACGAATTTGTTTCCAGTGGTCAAGGTGCTTTCCAGTGGCAACTCGCTGTAGTACTGACGCTGCTCCCAACCGTAGCCCTCGATGTACTGCAGAATGGCGATATCTTTGCATGTGTCGTAAATAACTGAGACCACAAGTAGATCCGCTAGGGCATAGACAAGGTACCGTTTTATATTCTCAACCATAATGACGGTTTCGGTGGCATTCGTTTTCTCACTGTAGCCAACTCCACCAAGAGGATCACGAATGTGCAGTGTTAACACTCCATCGGAGAGTTTCGCATCGACGATCACAATGTAGTCGGGCCCGTTGAACACAGTTCCGTCGTGGTGGAAATCAATTCTTTTCTTCAGTTCCGATGGATCTATCTGGAGCACCTTATACTCCGGTTTCCATTCTACCCCGTTCGGATAGACAATCTTAGAAATCCTGTGTATCGCATCGTAATCGAATTCGAACAGAGGTCGGTCATCTTGTGTAATCGATAGAAGTTGGTTCTTAGTACGGTCGTAGTGGAACTGTACGACTTGCTTGTACTTCATGGTTAAAACCTCCAATGAAGAGATGCGATCGTCATCGTAACCAAGATTCACCATCGAGTCGTCGTGCAAATCAATGGATTTAAGGCGAATATCGGTTCCGTTCTTCACTAGTTTGTAGAAGTAGTTCGCCGTCCTGCCTGCACTGTCACGCTCTTGGCTCAAGTACCACCTCGTCGGATGAGATAGGTTGTTCAACGAACGACTACCGCACAGTGGCCATTTGGAGCACACGAGATTCGTCATAAATTGGCTCATGGCGATGTACGTTAGCGTACGCTTGTCTATTGTCACTTCCCACAGGTTACGTTTTTCCAGATGCAGGAGTTTGATGTCCGGATAGCCCTCGATAATGAAACGCGTTCCTTTGTGCGTCGGCTGCGTTGTTGCATCCTCAGAGTCATACACTCGGGTTAGTATGATTCGTTGGTTGTCTTTTACGAGGGAATAGACATGATCCTGCGGGAAGGCGCTCTCGTACCGGTCGAGCGCGATATAATCGAGTGGAAACGACCATCCCTGACCGAGCTCGTTACTGTAGTCCACGTTTTTGTACTGGAAAATCTTGCGCACCGGTATACCGAATGGAGTGCGCAGGTTTATCAGGGGTAGCGTAAGTTCGACGCTACCGGTGTGTGGGTTCAGGGGTTGGAGCAGACTGGAAAGATCGAGCTGATCGTGCAGCCACGAGGTTCGATGACGATAAGCCACAATTTCTGCGCTGAGTTTATCTAACGAGGAATCGATGACGTTTTCTTCAGCCGTCTGGTTTGTTGGATTATTATTTTCAGATTCTAGCCCCTGGTTGTACATCAATATTTCAGCCGAGGTCAATCCTTGGGGAGTATGCAGGATGATCTTCATGATGCCAGAAGGTCCATCATTCtgtaaaagttgtttaggtaatGCGAATCGAACTGCTTGGTTTCCAGATACTTCATCCAATACGTTATGCAAATCGAATCCCAATTCATCCGATGCTGCTTGCGTCACTGATAAACCATTTGGTCCGGAGTAGACCATCTCGTGCAACCCATCTCCATCGGTATCGTGCGTGGTAATTGTGCTGATGGCGCATCTGTTCCAT
Coding sequences within:
- the LOC131264042 gene encoding uncharacterized protein LOC131264042 codes for the protein MAETPADLHYKLQLPDKLLIKADPHDVVEVKHGQDKERTLFIRKNRMLLIYNSSTVSEDWTESHRVQDFFSVRDINPNYPWAVYNGGLIVVRTVAGLEVHKWSDQQLTRQFVESKYNDALGYGVPNNTFLFGKIYPSEKYLGIITRVESDVQFRSIALIHSTFQLKALKQNPILSAAWTNNKHIISLVKNVTNDGQLSIALRTASELQLFRFDEQYSLKELTTIHEFPPLDSEYDRILFAKFNSTHYNDLLDFSTEGLTVYRYNETLPGYQKLFYSTAFSKHRGWNRCAISTITTHDTDGDGLHEMVYSGPNGLSVTQAASDELGFDLHNVLDEVSGNQAVRFALPKQLLQNDGPSGIMKIILHTPQGLTSAEILMYNQGLESENNNPTNQTAEENVIDSSLDKLSAEIVAYRHRTSWLHDQLDLSSLLQPLNPHTGSVELTLPLINLRTPFGIPVRKIFQYKNVDYSNELGQGWSFPLDYIALDRYESAFPQDHVYSLVKDNQRIILTRVYDSEDATTQPTHKGTRFIIEGYPDIKLLHLEKRNLWEVTIDKRTLTYIAMSQFMTNLVCSKWPLCGSRSLNNLSHPTRWYLSQERDSAGRTANYFYKLVKNGTDIRLKSIDLHDDSMVNLGYDDDRISSLEVLTMKYKQVVQFHYDRTKNQLLSITQDDRPLFEFDYDAIHRISKIVYPNGVEWKPEYKVLQIDPSELKKRIDFHHDGTVFNGPDYIVIVDAKLSDGVLTLHIRDPLGGVGYSEKTNATETVIMVENIKRYLVYALADLLVVSVIYDTCKDIAILQYIEGYGWEQRQYYSELPLESTLTTGNKFVLLADTKTLRFIAVKDGQLTTTVIRSGLPQNFVVYAFPHGYATYDGQLKVFVLQDDGHWITLHSKREASYFDHLDRFLNSFEIKPDLRQSIRRGLMADMLGSYRQAIVLKVPVMRGPVLDILVRFFTMDFTETPKIIDHYTVHVPYANMIKFSYSVSTEDKDTFVLGYRLESKKYHLYVKQSSGPHKAAFDEELKKVHARRSQLLNGSYTVTLEKTKKAIAAEYARIYKAVREAIVFAIDLSLFGILVNREGVLTSSHLITYDGKHWNKQQLDENTLRLRVVNKTLNDQYRLVKVNASDTFKIINQTNGAMAFDTRTTKPEQLQLIMPYYAQAQASENPVRMYFFNGDQKDIALPANEQLNSASNQMVIITTVHVNETTPKMMLFRCVKYFLNPTITVLGGQTLKPPGDLPIVTGYQYDVNDLRVSVDGTMFRRIRILPGANTTRFGWYEQSVDLSTGKTTRRAFSANGQPVIDRKLLEQERKQRESEQEPETKTSDLDKMILDLGGRMQIVDLGPYRLLDEMVSYYGFETYEANHFGKENRWIFNNTLIKREENNRFLRLSNQMHTLTGQFMPLEPNQYFVVSCWMRTANATKKGDHLNTLSVDVLIDKKDGNKLNSKTVEVKQRIGDWSYVETILNTTHIPPASKPIFVVIVAPSSTHSTIDIDHIRFSPLGLPFQANIFEPITGDLQAVLGGNGLLKSYLHNTKGKKSILFGEYGEVLEFTMESKVVYARTVSGARPSLIEMKPRQSFFNRFDQKSSPWRKTGRVWLPHKGSIAFITTGDSASIEKTITGSWTTLALRFLYSLAKTDVVLKLVWGTKEFHLPCGTESQTVCPSLPNDGEILVFITAIRISIWVDGVLVQEASLADGSTQQERVFRLHATGGFEIGEFIEMYDPRIKVTYHNLSGQPTQLLVYEDPETVRVREILYDSIERPILQTKWTKIRKKESDGFFAFYEGFITNFDNDTLLLNGAVAELNPACEGYPYTYTVYGSDPSENKRLQGLPGKQYGVLGKYKREYLSTPSNVLLNNLFPSEHGFNQKTTIHPGGAIRGTVEDSRGNKVASYSKVGNYEDRLSTFRYGQKNNKIEQELPPMYHSLVRTASMVDFFESGQQMQRDALQKQWEVRYNYDEQNRVIRKRTPDGGIYQYLYDRYGILRFSLHKDANDTLDRVLHFMYASDGKITREALVNLTETECTNLLDGSKVLESTNFIDTLYGEQDTDPNLRYRSRLASRHIDDDQMTEYLVYDQQNRLLKKMFVVNTINTSYSIDYEYENDELRTIKYPIGQGEKPYKFIFGYNGHGEVTNIKESATDEPLFQFTYNADGMMETMKVRTGTARFFQRNFTYNEPGFLVKLADDFLTEDVSYVETDSYGQDSYTPIYEGLISRTVFTAHWQRTAGSLRTSMYPKDLISNNISRKQAIVCFDVLKQKGYLNENNAVNRTFYGERDDDLPFICGDVIPLNHLSTVLSSGSFPHLYGHRYDYDDHDQLIKAKYFHGSDELQLTPLTYRSFAKEIDGVKESDSKNIWDALLAEKFLSADCTNPNLCHGRPGPISMFGDFIRQHRYHKHLQTLFSKAIVERKALTGDEFNARCKRWIEGSNMGKNVCRDIKNSLNKRNLIGNSPQNSLDSLSETFRNALNRYKRQIPEIVRVLSHHFATALGRSAGDVQSYEIDANGNHRMFYTGFSRYRLEYRDGTNQITKLHRLYFDRDQREEEHFNMEHNSDGAVVKAEHKGIKHMEYDKILHRVTKMEMTDGRKLIFQYDVRAERTFKQVHNPDGTVSHEKYYIRDTNGLVLVDMELTYLAKDQPPDVRVTSYIYKDQQLVGFVRNDKLYGVISDHEGSVRLIVRDGEVVAAYDYLPYGQIFRRYGTDLDGQISYLYTGQEWEPEIGLYNYRARLYDPDIGRFYQMDPKEQYPSPYVYAGNSPVSLVDPDGEFAFAIACLIMAIVGAYIGASSAAKSWNPLQWNWKSKSLWLGLFGGALTGLSIPFNITASVGYFVGLGLSLTASISIMVCSGITFGYFALAAASGSWDPRNFDFTSPGTWNALLGGIATSAFIVTTPNSLLTTFRSISTILGRALFVTITAVSGVTFAYLFGVMRMGGQWDVSKWDFTDPGLYYSLFDGLVTTAFTAVIVRNIPKDLQKWNRKIGSSLDRLAETQIFFRARRLMRGDWSFKLKNVRLFISANAQSIARLQRGILPIAFYGFIVTLRMAESFDKSPVPGMSVFLNIISTVITTRGFSNRIVKPLVPKAVNAPLALRLESSSTSEDSAHRYISSGSATLSSFISGLRLRLFEWLRFTSQGERHDEGSNYAETQQHDLVHEHQRKHSQTSKHAAIKNCYRVAIRGSDRYFVKCFSLDSTTSIHPKPDAILEAHDTYRRCVPLTYDGTPAISCDGERSSLLSAGVVTPKLFDFVDGWLLLARITPAAIRETGRIFGRLFGDGSSVPIDKPASRERHRDRFTGKLLRLQTLSGELHNEWKMDWVAAMVEDVYDDVSEYLARGRGSSTLLFERLDAIENDIQEEMVLHRSKQSVQCILGQIPSSTLHCTKSISADDKLATKSGSLRFGSHSALISRTDS